A region of Bombilactobacillus folatiphilus DNA encodes the following proteins:
- a CDS encoding MBL fold metallo-hydrolase produces MSMTAVMQISVLASSSQGNSLYIKTPNKRILVDAGLSGKKIKDLLASIGEDIQQLDAILVTHEHSDHIRGVGILARRYGLDVYANAKTWQAMRAKIGPVDSHQQHLFEANSVLTLGDLDIESFSVSHDAIDPQFYNFHYQDHSFVDLTDTGYVSDRVKYIIQNADGFLMECNHDLEMLRQGYYPWSLKQRIISDEGHLSNLDGANALMDVIGNQTKQVFLGHLSPENNLPKLAHQTVSELLQQHDYGVDHDFWLHDTYAQQATQLTII; encoded by the coding sequence ATGTCAATGACCGCAGTCATGCAGATTAGTGTTTTAGCTAGCAGCAGCCAAGGCAATTCTTTATATATCAAAACACCGAACAAGCGGATATTGGTCGATGCGGGTTTGTCAGGCAAGAAGATTAAAGATTTGTTGGCCAGTATTGGTGAAGATATTCAACAGTTAGATGCGATTTTGGTTACTCATGAGCATAGTGATCATATTCGTGGTGTGGGGATTTTGGCTAGACGTTACGGCTTGGATGTGTATGCAAACGCCAAGACGTGGCAGGCAATGCGTGCTAAAATAGGTCCTGTTGATAGTCATCAGCAACATTTGTTTGAAGCTAATTCCGTTTTAACGTTGGGCGATTTGGATATCGAAAGTTTCAGTGTATCTCATGATGCAATTGATCCGCAATTTTATAATTTTCATTACCAAGACCATTCTTTTGTTGATTTAACGGATACGGGTTATGTATCTGATCGTGTGAAATATATTATTCAAAATGCAGATGGTTTTTTGATGGAGTGTAATCATGATTTGGAAATGTTGCGCCAAGGATATTACCCATGGTCATTAAAGCAGCGCATTATTAGTGATGAGGGGCATTTGTCTAATCTTGATGGTGCCAATGCTTTAATGGATGTCATTGGTAATCAAACAAAGCAAGTTTTTCTGGGCCATTTGAGTCCGGAAAATAATTTGCCCAAATTAGCTCATCAAACGGTCAGTGAGCTGTTACAGCAACATGATTATGGTGTAGACCATGATTTTTGGTTGCATGATACTTACGCGCAACAAGCTACGCAATTAACAATAATTTGA
- a CDS encoding two-component system regulatory protein YycI has translation MDFRRIEIIFLCVFIALDIFLFTSYRQTRNQVVNTNNVGSTTLEKEMNQDNITINSKLDKRVGEGYYLASQDDQHVLRNDQVKLRNITWSYDEIKKQLNCYLNNPLVLTPQTIVPTLKRYIKKTQNVTKGQEYEYCRHLSSDNNVVFVQKVKLGRLYENTGRVTFKIINNRLVSYEQTYVNAMNVLREKQNTISEQRAVYNLYTNNEIPNNSQLKWADLAYAKLMKFKNNTIYIPVWYVAFVPKGMRSTQIRQVNAFSGAVIKVDQTKGGYVNDRSHAD, from the coding sequence ATGGATTTTCGCCGAATTGAAATTATTTTCTTATGCGTTTTTATTGCGCTGGATATTTTTTTGTTTACCTCATATCGTCAGACGCGTAATCAAGTGGTGAACACGAATAATGTTGGTTCGACCACTTTGGAAAAGGAAATGAATCAAGATAATATTACAATTAACAGTAAGTTGGATAAGCGTGTGGGCGAAGGTTATTATTTGGCAAGCCAAGATGATCAGCATGTTTTAAGAAATGATCAGGTCAAATTGCGTAATATTACTTGGAGTTATGACGAAATTAAAAAGCAATTGAATTGTTACTTGAATAATCCCTTGGTGCTTACCCCCCAAACAATAGTACCAACTTTGAAGCGTTATATTAAAAAAACGCAAAATGTCACCAAGGGCCAAGAATATGAATATTGTCGACATTTATCATCTGACAATAATGTTGTTTTTGTGCAAAAAGTTAAACTGGGTCGTTTGTACGAAAATACAGGGCGCGTGACTTTCAAAATTATCAATAATCGGTTAGTTAGTTACGAACAAACTTATGTGAACGCGATGAATGTGTTGCGCGAGAAGCAAAATACTATTAGTGAGCAACGGGCGGTCTATAATTTATACACGAATAATGAGATTCCCAATAATTCTCAATTGAAGTGGGCTGATTTGGCATATGCTAAATTGATGAAATTTAAAAATAATACTATTTATATTCCGGTGTGGTATGTAGCATTTGTTCCGAAAGGAATGCGTTCAACCCAAATTCGACAGGTGAACGCTTTTAGCGGTGCGGTAATCAAAGTTGATCAAACAAAAGGAGGCTATGTCAATGACCGCAGTCATGCAGATTAG
- a CDS encoding YycH family regulatory protein, whose amino-acid sequence MKQLNNWVLRILLMIAVLISLILSWMIWTNNAKYQQALPNVSRTHHVNQRSTAIKKDMGTIFAPTKMVLTQHHKQYVASNNQSNMINSTMKVLQRAQFKDPRKIVTQNSQRYQRYLRFDSSLQLIYPSTFTFNSLMRVMNQTDRRLRRDINFNRILIQQKGNHLRLFLLDDRTFTVYYLDQSQFEVTKLSQMVNRKNFKTPVFFHQEAKNISLYYDKPIRLAKVSYLLSKQTNNFYVTNLLNSRQDANISTRKNGNLTVYRNGDNRSLVVDNKIKAVTYSDYSKTDMPKNIPDLLNQSFQLLSNVGNSLNNLYLFSHSQNNTQLVFRTYVNGFPIFNQSKFGAVTINYSNDAQTAYFSKKNLQVPLPTEQAPVQLPSTHTVIEQLTHAGYSSKNIQKVLIGYTWAADDQNKEIVDLTPEYYILINNQWKTFNDWLNRGRQ is encoded by the coding sequence ATGAAACAGTTGAATAATTGGGTCTTGCGAATCTTATTGATGATTGCCGTGTTAATTAGTTTGATTTTGTCGTGGATGATTTGGACCAACAATGCGAAATATCAACAGGCACTTCCCAATGTCAGTCGGACACATCATGTTAATCAGCGCAGTACTGCGATTAAAAAAGATATGGGGACAATTTTTGCGCCTACCAAAATGGTTTTAACCCAGCATCACAAGCAGTATGTAGCTAGCAATAACCAGTCGAATATGATTAATAGTACGATGAAAGTTTTGCAAAGAGCTCAATTCAAAGATCCACGCAAAATTGTGACGCAGAATAGTCAGCGTTATCAAAGATATCTCCGATTTGATTCTTCCTTACAATTAATTTATCCTTCAACGTTCACTTTTAATTCCTTAATGCGGGTCATGAATCAGACTGATCGCCGTTTGCGCCGAGATATCAATTTTAATCGGATTTTGATTCAACAAAAAGGCAACCATTTGCGGCTATTTTTACTAGATGACCGCACTTTTACTGTCTATTATTTAGATCAGAGTCAATTTGAAGTTACCAAGTTAAGTCAGATGGTCAATCGGAAAAACTTTAAAACACCAGTGTTTTTTCATCAAGAAGCCAAAAATATTTCACTTTATTATGATAAGCCGATACGTTTGGCTAAAGTCAGTTACTTACTTTCAAAGCAAACCAATAATTTTTACGTGACTAATTTGTTGAATTCGCGTCAGGATGCCAATATTTCAACACGTAAAAACGGTAATTTGACGGTCTATCGAAATGGTGATAATCGCAGTTTAGTGGTTGATAATAAAATTAAAGCAGTAACTTACAGTGATTATTCTAAAACAGATATGCCTAAAAATATTCCAGATTTGTTGAATCAGTCGTTTCAGCTGTTATCAAATGTCGGGAATTCCTTGAATAATTTGTATTTGTTTTCTCACAGTCAAAATAATACGCAATTAGTTTTCCGCACGTATGTCAATGGTTTTCCCATTTTTAATCAAAGTAAATTTGGCGCGGTCACGATTAATTATTCAAATGATGCCCAGACGGCTTATTTTTCCAAGAAAAATTTGCAAGTACCGTTACCAACAGAACAAGCACCGGTGCAATTGCCTTCTACGCACACAGTAATTGAGCAATTGACACATGCAGGTTACAGTTCCAAGAATATTCAAAAAGTGTTGATTGGCTATACTTGGGCGGCAGATGATCAAAATAAGGAAATTGTGGATTTGACACCTGAATATTATATTTTGATTAATAATCAATGGAAGACGTTCAATGATTGGTTGAATCGAGGGAGGCAATAA
- the walK gene encoding cell wall metabolism sensor histidine kinase WalK yields the protein MTRRTKFFSSMQFKIALVFILLLLSTIEIIGAYFVHRLEQQNVEAFEAQVQLPSWVTTPLAVNLTSNTAKARRNIRATVQDFTNIQISEMEVVDSRGRIVAIKNGNNPTSIGKRTANSQIKDVIYSGRKVTQISHSDRDGSYYLSITPLLSSSGDNNSTVGAVYVRANMDQVYRNINRIVFIFFVASLVAGVLGALISIVVARAITRPIAEMQRQAIRMSKGDYSGQVRVYSEDELGQLAIAVNDLSVKVEEEQENSAAERRRLDGVLSQMSDGVVATNRHGKITIINETACEFLDVAMDEVENQNLVDVLGISDHTTFENLLENQTERIIEPENKIDGEDLILQADFSLIKRNTGFVTGIICVLHDVTEQQKIDQDRREFVSNVSHELRTPLTSLRSYIETLNDGAWQNQNLAPRFLKVTQEETERMIRMVNSLLSLSRLDQGTAKMNVELVNFNEMFNYILDRFDLMIQKEAQRAQSENQSVKTYQIKRILTKRDLWVEIDPDKMTQAIDNIMNNALKYSPNGGLITCRLLDTNHNVILSISDQGLGIPRKDIKRVFDRFYRVDKARSRQQGGTGLGLAISKEVIEAQGGHIWVNSAENRGSTFYISLPYDPKESEDLWDETVE from the coding sequence GTGACACGGCGAACAAAATTTTTTAGTTCAATGCAGTTTAAAATTGCACTAGTTTTTATTTTATTACTTTTAAGTACGATTGAAATTATCGGAGCTTATTTTGTGCATCGTTTGGAACAACAAAATGTGGAAGCTTTTGAGGCGCAAGTACAACTACCATCTTGGGTGACGACGCCTTTGGCGGTCAACTTAACAAGCAATACGGCTAAGGCTCGCCGCAATATTCGTGCCACCGTACAAGATTTCACGAATATTCAGATTTCCGAAATGGAAGTTGTGGACAGTCGTGGGCGTATTGTGGCGATTAAAAATGGTAATAATCCGACGTCCATTGGCAAAAGAACGGCTAATTCTCAAATTAAAGATGTAATTTATTCTGGCCGCAAAGTAACTCAGATTTCCCATAGTGATCGTGACGGGAGCTATTACTTGTCCATCACACCTCTGTTGAGTTCTAGTGGTGACAACAATTCGACAGTAGGGGCAGTCTATGTCCGCGCAAATATGGATCAGGTTTATAGGAATATTAATCGGATTGTATTTATCTTTTTTGTTGCGTCCTTGGTCGCGGGCGTTTTGGGGGCTTTGATTTCAATTGTCGTGGCGCGCGCGATTACGCGACCGATTGCTGAAATGCAGCGTCAAGCGATTCGGATGTCTAAAGGCGATTATTCTGGGCAAGTCCGAGTTTATAGTGAAGACGAATTGGGACAATTGGCGATTGCCGTGAATGATTTGTCGGTGAAAGTTGAAGAAGAACAAGAAAATTCTGCCGCGGAAAGAAGGCGTTTGGATGGCGTTTTAAGCCAAATGTCTGATGGCGTGGTGGCCACGAATCGCCATGGTAAAATTACTATTATTAATGAAACAGCTTGTGAGTTTTTGGATGTTGCGATGGACGAAGTTGAAAATCAGAATTTGGTTGACGTATTAGGTATTAGTGACCATACCACCTTTGAAAACTTGTTGGAGAATCAAACCGAGCGGATTATTGAGCCGGAAAATAAGATTGATGGCGAAGATTTGATTTTGCAGGCAGATTTCTCCTTAATTAAACGCAACACGGGTTTTGTCACTGGGATTATCTGTGTGTTACACGACGTGACTGAACAACAAAAAATTGATCAAGATCGACGGGAATTTGTCTCTAATGTCTCGCATGAGTTGCGGACGCCCTTAACCAGTTTGCGCAGTTATATTGAAACGTTAAATGACGGAGCTTGGCAAAATCAAAATTTGGCGCCTCGGTTTTTGAAAGTTACACAAGAAGAGACAGAACGTATGATTCGCATGGTTAATTCTTTATTGAGTTTGTCGCGATTAGATCAAGGAACTGCCAAAATGAATGTTGAACTCGTTAATTTTAACGAAATGTTCAATTATATTTTGGATCGGTTCGATTTGATGATTCAAAAAGAAGCTCAACGCGCCCAATCAGAAAATCAATCGGTCAAGACGTATCAGATTAAGCGCATTTTGACTAAGCGTGATCTGTGGGTCGAAATTGATCCTGATAAGATGACTCAAGCAATTGATAATATTATGAATAATGCGCTCAAATACTCACCGAATGGCGGTTTAATCACTTGTCGTTTGTTGGATACCAATCATAATGTGATTTTGAGTATTTCAGATCAAGGCTTAGGTATTCCGCGCAAAGATATTAAGCGTGTGTTTGATCGTTTTTATCGGGTTGATAAAGCTCGTTCGCGTCAACAAGGCGGCACGGGCTTAGGTTTGGCCATTTCCAAGGAAGTCATTGAAGCTCAAGGCGGGCATATTTGGGTGAATAGTGCGGAAAATCGCGGTTCAACTTTTTACATTTCGTTACCGTATGATCCTAAAGAAAGTGAGGATTTATGGGATGAAACAGTTGAATAA
- the yycF gene encoding response regulator YycF, whose translation MANKVLIVDDEKPISDIIKYNLDKEGFETVVAFDGEAALDKVDQENPDLIILDLMLPKVDGLEVARQVRKTKDTPIIMLTAKDSELDKVLGLEMGADDYVTKPFSNRELVARVKANLRRQKVNLSNANESETTNIKVGALVILPDAYTVTKNECELELTHREFELLYYLAQHIGQVMTRENLLQTVWGYDYFGDVRTVDVTIRRLREKVEDDPSKPEYLITRRGVGYYLKSDTNQKED comes from the coding sequence ATGGCGAATAAAGTTTTAATTGTTGATGATGAAAAACCTATCTCGGATATTATCAAGTATAATCTCGATAAAGAAGGTTTTGAAACCGTAGTTGCTTTTGACGGTGAAGCGGCTTTAGATAAAGTGGATCAGGAAAATCCTGATTTAATTATTCTCGATTTAATGTTACCTAAAGTTGACGGCCTAGAGGTTGCACGTCAAGTGCGTAAGACCAAAGATACCCCGATTATTATGTTGACGGCCAAAGATTCAGAATTAGATAAAGTACTGGGTTTGGAGATGGGAGCCGATGATTATGTCACTAAACCTTTTTCCAATCGTGAACTGGTGGCGCGGGTGAAGGCTAATTTACGCCGACAAAAAGTTAATTTAAGTAATGCAAACGAATCAGAAACGACGAATATTAAAGTTGGCGCCTTGGTGATTTTACCGGATGCCTATACAGTCACCAAAAACGAGTGTGAACTGGAATTAACGCATCGGGAATTTGAATTGCTCTATTATCTGGCTCAGCATATTGGACAAGTTATGACCCGTGAAAATTTGTTACAGACAGTGTGGGGTTACGATTATTTTGGCGATGTTCGGACGGTGGATGTTACAATTCGTCGTTTGCGCGAAAAAGTTGAAGATGATCCAAGTAAGCCCGAGTATTTAATTACGCGGCGCGGTGTGGGTTATTATTTGAAATCGGATACAAATCAAAAAGAAGATTAA